In Leuconostoc kimchii IMSNU 11154, the DNA window TTTATACTTACCTTCTTGTTTGATCATCTCAGGACGCGTTTCTTGGCTTTTTTTAGCAAACCACAGATGCATGTTTAGGTGGTCAGTATCCTGATGAATCACACCAAACCAAACAATGTCATTTTCATCTTCTCCCAAAGGTAAATTAAATCCTTTGTTAATTAGCGTCTTAGCAACCTCTTGTTCTGCATGCTTCAATTTATTTTGGTCTATCATACGAGTTTCGGGATCATAGAGATTGTTTTTAACTAACCAATCGCCTCTGATTGAAAAAGCGAGTTCATGGATATTATTGCCATTTTTTTGAGTCTCATCCAAGTCTTTTCTCAATACAGAAATATCGTGATTATCATAATTTAGTTTATCGCTACCAAATATTGGATGCGTTTCTGTTACCGCAGAATTGCGGTTAGCATAGCCAGGCTTGCTAAATTGTTCCTTTAAGTCAATTAAATCGTTCATGGACTCATTATTAAGATCGTTTGTCTTTTCCGAATTATTAGCGTAGTCAACTAAATCTGAGAAATTTTGTCCCTTTATATCTGCTGTACTAGACGTGACAAACTGCGCGGGTAGATTAACCATTGCTGTCTTTTTTTCACCCAGTGCAAAGGCGGCAATTTTACCAGTCTTCGCCATTTTGCAATTCCTCCATAATCTCTTCTAAACTATCAAACTCTTGTTGGTAGTCAATCGTCAAACGGCGAGCCGTTCTGGAAGACATGTTTAACATCTGACCAATTTGCATGTAGGATTGTTGATAGTTATTAAACAGAATTAAACTTATCTGAGCCAAATAGTACGTACGATTATCGCGTTCATGTTGACTGTCAGCCATCTCACTAACTTGAGTAGGATGGTGCCAATTGAATTCATCAAGTTGTTCTAAATACTTTGTTAATTGTGCTTTTCTTTCACTATGCTTTTTAGTCATCATCTAATTGGCCTCCTGTCTGATGATATTTTTTGATTAGCTGCTTATCGCGACTCCGAATTTTTTTATATTCTTCATAAGATTGTGCCAATTCATTGTTTGGATTGAGTTCTGTTGGTGTACCAAATTGTTGGAACTCTGTGGGATTAATGGGGTTGATGGCATATTTAACAAAATCATTTTCTAAATTAATGCCTTCTGGAATATATTCAAGTTGACGTTGCTGCATGGTTAAAAGAAAACCTAATAAATTCTCTACATTTGCCAATTGCGCAGTCAATTTTGAATCACTTTTTGTGGAGTTGGCATCATTTACCTTCTGGGCTAGTTCCGAGTAATTGAGACGAGCATTTTTAGCATTAATGGCAATATTTTCTACGAAGAAGTGCAAAGCAAACTTATAGACACTACTTCGACTAAACTTCACATTAAGAGCATTTGGGTGTCTTTCTATCCAATGCTTCATTTGTTGAAAATACCATTCTTCATCTCGTGAATTTTTAATTCCAATCATTGTTGGTCTTTCATCAAAAGTTGATTGATTGATGTCAAATTCATTTAACAAATTTTCAATAAGCTCTAGTTCTGATTTAACCTCTAAAGGAATATCTTCGGGTAGCGTTGTGTCATATTTTTTATTCAAAACATTTCTTCTTTTGATGAGTGCCTTCATTTGCCTTGTTTTGAATTCTATTGCATCTTTCACTTATTCACTCCTTTCTGCATTACCGTTTAGGTAGTTGATTGTCCAGTTATCTTGAACGTTAAAAACATAGATATTAAATTTCAAAGTATTGTCATTTGACTGTGCCATCATATGAACACCACGGGGTACTAACTCAACATTTTTGTAAATTGGTTTGACCTGATAACGCACATAATTATTTTTTGACTGATGCAAATAATCAGCAATTTCAGTTTCATAAGTCACCATACTTTTTGCATTCGCTCGACTATCTGCATTTAATTGTCGTGTCCCTGTAATCAAATTTTTGGCTTCATTGTTTAGACCAGTAAATTGATACCCAATCAGATGACTACGGTTGTATAACCAGTCTGTAGTATTTGTTCCAGTTTTAATGGCATGGTATCCTGGCGTTTTAATTGTTAATCGTTCACGCGCTTTATACTTTTGAGAGGGCGGCATCAATTTTTGGTTAAGCGATGCATTAGCAACTTGTGGTCTGCCTAACCAATCTAATGACGAAAGTTTTTGCCAGCTACCCTCTTTTATTTGTAAATCATCCTGACTAAATGTTGGTTGGTTATGATTGATTTCAACAACTGTTTGCCCAGTATATTTCAAATTAACAAGCTCATCATTTTGTGTTGGAGAGTTACTTTGTTTATCAATATTAATCAGTTGTGATTGCGAACCTAGTGCTACAATTCTTTGCAAAATCGATACACGATTTAAATACACAATACCTATCAATATGACAATGCCTAATAGGATTCTTCTCGCAAACCGACCGCGTTTATAATTTTTCATTTGAACCTCTTCTGCTTATTCAAACTCATCAAAGTCAAGCGACTTTGGCAAATTTTTTTCCTGAGGGCGAGCGTTTTTTTGAATTCGTTCTACCTCATCATTTAAGTCTGGAAAATACATTTCAAGTCTTGCTAGAATTGTTTTAAACATTTCACCTATCGCAATTGTATTGTCATTTAATCCGTGCACAACGTTATTGTTAGCCATGATTAAATCGTCGAGATACGTATGCAATACTTTGGCTGCGCTATCTTCTTCAAGTCGCTGGGCATAGTGTTCAATTTGTTCACGAATCAATTGACTTGACGAGACATTTTCTTTTGATGCCTGTGCTTCAATGATTTTCAAAGCATGTTCATCGATGTTTTTAATTGTTTTTGTTATACCTTTCATACAACCTCCATAAAATATTTAATTAATTGGGAACAGGTTAAGGGGAAAGGAAAACCTTGTGGTTTTAATCCCGCCGTGCGGGCCTTTCAAGGGATTACCTCAATGAATTACAGTTAAACCATTTTTTAACCTACGTTTAACCCTTTTTTAACCTATATTTGATTGAAAAAAATAGCCCATTAGGGAATTTTTTGAACTATTTGTCATTACAAATCTGTTGCTTTTGGTAACAATGATTTGCCATCTTCAACGTGCTTTTTCGTCTTTTGATATTGAGTAATATTTGTCTTAGCACGTTGAATATTTTTTTGTGCATCACTAATTTGTGTTCGTATTTGTGTAATGGCATCACGCGCATTATCAATGCTAGTTTGTGTATCTGAGTCATCAGACTGGGCGAGTATTTTTTGGTACTTTTTGATGGAAGATTGTTGTTGATCAATTGCTTTTTGATATTCAACAATCGCGTTTGTATTCTTGGAAATCAGTTTTTGTTGTGCCGCTATTTTAGCTTCACTTTCGCTAAATTCAAGTTCCTTTTGGTTGGCAAATGTTAGCGTATTTGATTTAGATACTTTGTCACGATTGATGATGAATTTGCCACTTGCCGTATTTGTATCTGTTGCCGTTTTCTTCGTACTTGAGCTTTCAGCACTAACACTACTTGGCGCTTCGACTGTGGCAGTATTGATACTTTTATCATGAGCTGTTAAAGTCACAGCATTGAAGTTTTGACTCAGGTTTTTAAATTGAACCACGACTGTATTATTTGAAGTTGGCACGACACGCCCAGTAACTTGATTGCCACCATGATCGGTCATAGCAGTGAATTTAATTTTGCTAATATCAACCAAATCTTGGTCAGAAACAGCTCCGTCAGAGATTGTATAATGCAGTTCCAAAACACCATTATTTTTATTAAAAACACTTTTTGTTAGACTAGCGGTTTTGTTCAAAGTGCCAAATGACACTGGCGTATTTAACTCCGTACTAGGCAAATTTGAAGGTCGAGGTGTTATGTTAACCATCACGGTTGTACTAAAAGCTATCAGAATAAATAGGCTAAATATGGCAATTAAATTGCGCCGTTGATGTTCCAAAAACCAAGTGCCAAAGCGACTAAATCTTT includes these proteins:
- a CDS encoding DNA/RNA non-specific endonuclease; translated protein: MKNYKRGRFARRILLGIVILIGIVYLNRVSILQRIVALGSQSQLINIDKQSNSPTQNDELVNLKYTGQTVVEINHNQPTFSQDDLQIKEGSWQKLSSLDWLGRPQVANASLNQKLMPPSQKYKARERLTIKTPGYHAIKTGTNTTDWLYNRSHLIGYQFTGLNNEAKNLITGTRQLNADSRANAKSMVTYETEIADYLHQSKNNYVRYQVKPIYKNVELVPRGVHMMAQSNDNTLKFNIYVFNVQDNWTINYLNGNAERSE